In Haloarcula rubripromontorii, the sequence GTACATCGAGATGGCCGAGGACGCCGACGAAGACGACCTCGACGTGACCTCCGGCGTGTTCACCGGCGAGTACGCGACGAACCCCGCCACCGGTGAGGAGATTCCCGTCTACGTCGCCGACTACGTGCTGACCGACGTGGGGACCGGCGCGCTGTACGCTGTGCCCGCCCACGACGAGCGCGACCACGAGTTCGCCACGCACCACGACATCGACATCGTGCAGGTCGTCGAACCGACCGAGGACGCCGACGTCGACCCCGAGGACGTCGACGTGCAGGAGGCGGCGTATCCCGAGGACGGGCTGCTCGTCAACAGCGGCGAGTTCGACGGCCTCACGAGCGAGGAGGCCCGCGACCGCTTCGTCGACGAGTTCGACGGCGAACACCGCACCGAGTACAACCTCCGGGACTGGGGCATCTCCCGGCAGCGCTACTGGGGCACGCCCATCCCGATGATTCACTGCGACGACTGCGGCTACGTCGAGGTCCCCGACGAGGACCTCCCCGTCGAACTGCCGGAGTTCGTCCACACCACCGGGAACCCGCTGGACGCCGCCGAGGAGTGGAAGCACGTCGACTGCCCCGACTGTGGGGCCGACGCGGTGCGGGAGACGGACACGATGGACACCTTCGTCGACTCGTCGTGGTACTTCCTTCGGTATACCGCCCCGGAGATGGACGACGCCCCGTTCGACGCCGACCGCGCGAGCGACTGGATGCCGGTCGACCAGTACGTCGGCGGCATCGAACACGCCGTGATGCACCTGCTGTACGCCCGCTTCTTCACGAAAGTGCTCGACGACCTCGACATGGTCGACGGCGTCCGCGAGCCCTTCACGAACCTCACGAACCAGGGGATGGTGCTGGGCGAGGACGGCAACAAGATGTCCAAGAGCCTCGGCAACGGCGTCTCGCCACAGCGCATCATCGAGGAGTACGGGGCCGACACGGCCCGACTGTTCATCATGGAGGCCGCCCAGCCCGAGAAGGAGTTCGCCTGGAGCCCCGAGGGCGTCCAGTCCGCCCACAGTTTCCTCCAGAACGTCTACACGCTGGTTTCGGAGTACGCCGAGGGTGAGGTTGACACCGGTGATGCCGACGAGATATCTGACTACGTCGCCCGGGAAATCGACGCCACCGCCGCGAACGCCACGGCGGAGTTCGAGGACTTCCGGTTCAACCACGCGCTCCAGGCCGTGCGGGAACTGGTGTCGCTGCTGCGCCGATACCAGGAGGCGACCACTCCCGACGCCGACACCTTCGAGCGCGGGCTGGCGACGGCGGCGAAGCTGCTCGCCCCGGTCGCCCCTCACGCTGCCGAGGAGATGTGGGCGGAACTGGGCCACGACGACCTCATCGCCGAGGCCGAGTGGCCGGCGGCTGACGCCC encodes:
- the leuS gene encoding leucine--tRNA ligase; this translates as MTTTGEERERGFDHTEIEPRWQRTWDEADVFRIDDDETDPEYVLAMFPYTSGSLHMGHVRNYTITDAYARFERMRGESVLHPMGWDSFGLPAENAAEERDTNPRDWTMQCIESMREQLTEMGFGYDWERELATCEPEYYQWNQWLFKQFREEGLVERQAAELNWCPSCETVLADEQVEGEAELCWRCDTPIEAREMDQWFFTITDYAEELLTALDDLDGWPNNVREMQRNWIGKQEGASVAFDVGDYGAVDIFTTRLDTIHGATFFSLAPGHPVAQEIAENNDEVAEYIEMAEDADEDDLDVTSGVFTGEYATNPATGEEIPVYVADYVLTDVGTGALYAVPAHDERDHEFATHHDIDIVQVVEPTEDADVDPEDVDVQEAAYPEDGLLVNSGEFDGLTSEEARDRFVDEFDGEHRTEYNLRDWGISRQRYWGTPIPMIHCDDCGYVEVPDEDLPVELPEFVHTTGNPLDAAEEWKHVDCPDCGADAVRETDTMDTFVDSSWYFLRYTAPEMDDAPFDADRASDWMPVDQYVGGIEHAVMHLLYARFFTKVLDDLDMVDGVREPFTNLTNQGMVLGEDGNKMSKSLGNGVSPQRIIEEYGADTARLFIMEAAQPEKEFAWSPEGVQSAHSFLQNVYTLVSEYAEGEVDTGDADEISDYVAREIDATAANATAEFEDFRFNHALQAVRELVSLLRRYQEATTPDADTFERGLATAAKLLAPVAPHAAEEMWAELGHDDLIAEAEWPAADAPADYETERQLVENTREDIRDIVETVGIEDPQTITLAVAPAWKHRVLDLARNADGNVVGTVMQDEELREQGEAAADFAKELAGRAQSLDEQLPPERERAALERAAWLVEREFGADVVVQGPEEADPDLVGKAGPGRPAIDIEE